Proteins encoded together in one Prinia subflava isolate CZ2003 ecotype Zambia chromosome 23, Cam_Psub_1.2, whole genome shotgun sequence window:
- the IP6K3 gene encoding inositol hexakisphosphate kinase 3, with protein MPKRPLIPPRGAAARSSEKRGTGSAPRLRRSPRRTPAATDFIGERPAWSKTQCGGNSRAGEKRPGAAHARLCFPAPCAAAEGSRAPRAVPGTPRAVPGTPRAVPGTPRAVPGTMVGQSPLGPAEGRAAVLLQPFVHQVGGHTSMLTYDEHTVCKPLVSQELSFYESLPLAMRQFTPQYKGIVSVHLKKDSLGNLTLIASPSLGQPDSAGGDAAVTLWHKCKWSHTQVTKTFKDSCPGKMLLRTDLQYHTDSLLEEANGKQPERKSYNPWGLHCHRQHLNRISSKHNENKLHQFLLLENVVSKYSFPCILDLKMGTRQHGDDASEEKKARHIKKCEQSTSASLGVRICGMQVYQADTGQFLCKDKYFGRRLSPEGFRQTLRLFLCNGKQLRAELLEPIVLRLKALLAVIRKQSSYRFYSSSLLIIYDGQEHKESADHRPPFPKTHGTNPSRVDVRMIDFAHTTFKGSKSNPNPTPHDGPDHGYIFGLENLIKILQSLSEGK; from the exons ATGCCCAAGCGTCCCCTCATTCCTCCCCGCGGAGCCGCAGCGAGAAGCAGCGAGAAACGCGGCACGGGCAGCGCGCCGAGGCTCCGCCGCAGCCCCCGGCGCacacctgcagccacag ATTTCATTGGCGAAAGGCCAGCGTGGAGCAAAACCCAGTGTGGTGGAAACAGCAGAGCGGGTGAAAAGCGTCCTGGTGCTGCCCACGCCAGGCTGTGCTTCCCAGCTccgtgtgctgctgctgaagggtcTCGAGCCCCCCGAGCTGTCCCTGgcacccccagggctgtccctggcacccccagagctgtccctggcacccccagggctgtccctggcacCATGGTGGGGCAGAGCCCGCTGGGCCCTGCCGAGGGCAGGGCTGccgtgctcctgcagcccttcgTGCACCAGGTGGGCGGCCACACCAGCATGCTCACCTACGACGAGCACACGGTCTGCAAGCCCCTGGTGTCGCAGGAGCTGAGCTTCTACGAGTCCCTGCCGCTGGCCATGAGGCAGTTCACGCCTCAGTACAAAG GTATCGTGTCCGTGCACCTCAAGAAGGACAGCCTGGGCAACCTGACCCTGAttgccagccccagcctgggccaGCCGGACAGCGCCGGCGGTGACGCCGCTGTCACCTTGTGGCACAAGTGCAAGTGGAGCCACACCCAGGTCACCAAGACCTTCAAAGACAG CTGCCCTGGGAAGATGCTTTTGAGGACAGACCTTCAGTACCACACAGATTCCCTTTTGGAAGAGGCCAATGGGAAGCAGCCGGAAAGGAAGAGCTACAACCCCTGGGGGCTGCACTGTCACCGGCAGCACCTGAACCGCATCTCCTCCAAGCACAACGAGAACAAACTTCATC AGTTCCTCCTGCTGGAGAACGTGGTGTCCAAGTACAGCTTCCCCTGCATCCTGGATCTCAAGATGGGCACTCGGCAGCACGGGGATGACGCCTCGGAGGAGAAGAAAGCCCGGCACATCAAGAAGTGTGAGCAGAGCACCTCGGCATCGCTGGGCGTGCGCATCTGCGGCATGCAG GTTTACCAGGCAGACACGGGCCAGTTCCTGTGCAAAGACAAATACTTTGGGAGGAGGCTGTCTCCGGAGGGATTCCGGCAGACCCTGCGGCTGTTCCTGTGCAACGGGAAGCAGCTGCGGgcggagctgctggagcccatcGTGCTGCGCCTCAAGGCGCTGCTCGCCGTGATCAGGAAACAAAGCTCCTACAGGTTCTactccagctccctcctcaTCATTTACGACGGGCAGGAGCACAAGGAGAGCGCGGATCATCGCCCGCCCTTCCCAAAAACTCACGGCACGAACCCCTCCAGGGTGGATGTGAGGATGATAGACTTTGCCCACACCACCTTCAAAGGCTCCAAGAGCAACCCCAACCCCACCCCGCACGACGGGCCGGACCACGGCTACATTTTCGGCCTGGAGAACCTAATCAAAATCCTTCAGAGCCTGTCGGAAGGGAAGTGA